A single window of Rhodococcus jostii RHA1 DNA harbors:
- the tpiA gene encoding triose-phosphate isomerase, producing MARKPLIAGNWKMNLNHLEAIALVQKIAFSLPAKYFDKVDVTVIPPFTDIRSVQTLVEGDKLLLTYGAQDVSAHDSGAYTGEISGSMLAKLGCTFVVVGHSERRTLHCEDNDTVLAKTKAALKNGITPIVCIGEGLDVREAGEHVSYNVEQLRGSLAGLSGEDIAKVVIAYEPVWAIGTGRVASAANAQEVCAAIRATLGELASQDVASGVRVLYGGSVNAKNVGEIVGQTDVDGALVGGASLKADEFATLSAIAAGGPLP from the coding sequence ATGGCACGGAAGCCGCTGATCGCCGGCAACTGGAAGATGAATCTGAACCATCTCGAGGCCATCGCGCTGGTTCAGAAGATCGCCTTCTCGCTCCCGGCGAAGTACTTCGACAAGGTCGACGTGACGGTGATCCCGCCGTTCACCGACATCCGCAGCGTGCAGACCCTCGTCGAGGGCGACAAGCTCCTGCTCACCTACGGTGCGCAGGACGTTTCGGCCCACGATTCGGGTGCGTACACCGGCGAGATCAGCGGCTCCATGCTGGCCAAGCTGGGCTGCACGTTCGTCGTCGTCGGGCACTCGGAGCGTCGAACCCTGCACTGCGAGGACAACGACACCGTGCTGGCCAAGACCAAGGCCGCGCTGAAGAACGGGATCACCCCGATCGTCTGCATCGGTGAGGGCCTCGACGTCCGCGAGGCCGGCGAGCACGTGTCCTACAACGTCGAGCAGTTGCGGGGCTCGCTCGCCGGACTGTCCGGCGAGGACATCGCGAAGGTCGTCATCGCGTACGAGCCGGTGTGGGCCATCGGAACCGGCCGCGTGGCCAGTGCCGCGAACGCGCAGGAAGTCTGCGCCGCGATCCGCGCCACGCTCGGTGAGCTGGCCTCGCAGGACGTCGCGTCCGGTGTCCGCGTTCTCTACGGCGGCAGCGTCAACGCCAAGAACGTCGGCGAGATCGTCGGTCAGACGGATGTGGACGGCGCCCTCGTGGGCGGCGCCTCACTGAAGGCCGACGAGTTCGCGACGCTGTCGGCGATCGCTGCGGGCGGACCTCTGCCGTAA
- the secG gene encoding preprotein translocase subunit SecG — protein MELFLDILLVVTSLLLILLVLLHRGKGGGLSSLFGGGVQSSLSGSTVVEKNLDRLTVFTGLIWLIAIIGIGLEIKFG, from the coding sequence ATGGAACTGTTCCTGGATATCCTGCTGGTGGTCACCAGCTTGCTGCTGATTCTGCTGGTGCTGCTGCACCGCGGTAAGGGCGGCGGTCTGTCCAGCCTGTTCGGTGGCGGCGTCCAGTCGAGTCTGTCCGGTTCCACCGTGGTCGAGAAGAACCTCGACCGGCTTACCGTCTTCACCGGCCTGATCTGGCTGATCGCGATCATCGGAATCGGCCTGGAGATCAAGTTCGGCTGA